In Vicia villosa cultivar HV-30 ecotype Madison, WI linkage group LG7, Vvil1.0, whole genome shotgun sequence, the DNA window GTAACACTAACAAACAAGTAGTAGAAAGAAGCTCACTCATTGAACTCAGCTAAGTTCAGAAGACCATTTCCGTCTACATCCGATGCATTAAAATGCTCTTCTTTCCACCAACTCATATCATAACCAAGAGAATCCCTGTCTGATGAATGAAAAAGACAATTTGCAACATTCAATTCAGTACTAAGAAATAAAGGTTAAACAAAAGCACCAAATTCAAAACTATGTATCTGTATCCGAGAAGAGAAAATAGGTGATGCAACGTCGGTGTAAAATACTTTTACACCATACTCTGCCAAAAATACTTATATGACATGGCAGACCGGTAGTTTCTTATCGGACTTTAGGTAAAACTAGTTTACAGTGTCAGTGCATCTCCATTAAACTCATCTGAGAAACAGGCGGCGATCATCGGTTAGTGATCAGGATCATAACAAAACAAAATTGCAAATCAGTTGATTTATCTGAACAACTAAATTTAGACAACTTTGTAAGTGATTAACACAGTTCAAATTCTATTGAGAGGATGACTAATCAATATACAGGTGTCGAAATTCATTAATCAACAAACTAACTACATTGAGCACAGGTTTCAGATATTCAAATCTACACGTAGTTGAACACGCGCCAAATTTAGGTTGAACAAAAATGAGATCCTATCGGAAACTCAAAGTTAAGtacgaaaagtgagatttgagaaCCTGCACGTTGAATCCGCGAGGGAGTAGAATATTCGGAGAATGAAACGAATCCGTCGCGATTCTTGTCGTAAACATCCATCTCCCTCTGACTTTGACGCAAAACCTCCATCTGAGCTTGATGAAGGTTCCACTGAGTCAATTCGTGGAGGGAGACGAACCAATCGGTGGGATCCACGTCGATTTCAGGGAAGAGACGGACGATTCTGTTGGTGACATTGAACCTGTCGTCGGGCTGGTGGTGGGAGGCGGAGAGTGTGGAGTTGGAGCGAATGCGGCGGTGGATCGAATGGTTAGTGTTGGATGATCGGGAGAGGATGAAGAGTAGCAACATTGCTCCGATCGTGGAAACAAGTATCGCTATTCTTCCCATTGCTTCAGATTTTGAGCACCGGCGACTAGTGTTTGTTTGGTTTCCAAATTTGAAGACTATCGAGTGTTTGAGTTCGGTACTTATTTTAATGGAAACTCGATAACGCGTCTCGTGCGTGTTTttttaactagtaacaaacccgtgcgttcgcacgggctCGGGTAcggggacgcgcatttgtttcagatatatattttttaataaaaaaatttggttacccgttaaaaaaataataattaaaggtataattaataaaaaatattttgatctgtaacttcatgtcccgttaataatcaatattttgatcaataatttcatgtccCGTTTCAGatgtacattttttttaatattagatgtatattttttaatataaatttttttaattaaaattaataatcattatttgggaaataaataatcaacattaAGTCACTTCATGTcctgttaaaaaaatattttgatcagtaacttcatgtgtcccgttaataaaaaatattttgatcagtaactccatgtcccgttaaaaaatatttgtaaatattaataTTCATTTTGCTCGTAATAAAGTTGAATTAAAAGTTAGGTTGCTCcagttaataaaatt includes these proteins:
- the LOC131616408 gene encoding uncharacterized protein LOC131616408; translated protein: MGRIAILVSTIGAMLLLFILSRSSNTNHSIHRRIRSNSTLSASHHQPDDRFNVTNRIVRLFPEIDVDPTDWFVSLHELTQWNLHQAQMEVLRQSQREMDVYDKNRDGFVSFSEYSTPSRIQRADRDSLGYDMSWWKEEHFNASDVDGNGLLNLAEFNDFLHPADSNNPKLRQWLCKAEVRERDMDRDGKVNFKEFFHGLFDLVRNYDKESYNVSHHSDDSMDASANQLFDKLDKDGDRYLSDIELLPIIGKLHPSGNYYAKQYAEYLISQAEVDKDGRLTLTEMIENPYAFYSAIYNNDHDEIE